In one window of Hemicordylus capensis ecotype Gifberg chromosome 10, rHemCap1.1.pri, whole genome shotgun sequence DNA:
- the LINGO1 gene encoding leucine-rich repeat and immunoglobulin-like domain-containing nogo receptor-interacting protein 1 isoform X2, with the protein MVAGELSMYSPILACWQPILILMLGSILSGSATGCPPRCDCSAQERSVLCHRKRFMTVPEGIPTETKLLDLGKNRIKTLNQDEFANFPHLEELELNENIISAIEPGAFNNLYNLRTLGLRSNRLKLIPLGVFTGLSNLTKLDISENKIVILLDYMFQDLYNLKSLEVGDNDLVYISHRAFSGLNSLEQLTLEKCNLTSIPTEALSHLHGLIVLRLRHLNINAIRDYSFKRLYRLKILEISHWPYLDTMTSNCLYGLNLTSLSITHCNLTSIPYVSLRHLVYLRFLNLSYNPILTIEGSMLHDLLRLQEIQLVGGQLTVVEPYAFRGLNYLRILNVSGNLLNTLEESAFHSVGNLETLIIDNNPLACDCRLLWIFRRRWRLNFNKRQPTCATPEFVQGKEFKDFSEALLPNYFICRRSRIRDRKPQQIFVDEGHTVQFICRADGDPPPAIMWLSPRKHLISTKTNGRLTVFPDGTLEVRYAQIQDNGTYICIASNAGGNDTMLAHLHVRSYSPDWPHQPNKTFAFISNQPNESDANSTRATVPFPFDIKTLIIATTMGFISFLGVVLFCLVLLFLWSRGKGNTKHNIEIEYVPRKSDAGISSAADAPRKFNMKMI; encoded by the coding sequence ATGGTGGCGGGCGAATTGAGCATGTATAGCCCAATCCTGGCCTGCTGGCAGCCAATCCTCATCTTGATGTTGGGATCCATACTCTCAGGCTCTGCCACGGGCTGCCCGCCCCGCTGTGACTGTTCTGCCCAGGAACGCTCTGTGCTCTGCCACCGGAAGCGATTCATGACAGTCCCCGAGGGCATCCCTACAGAGACAAAGCTCTTGGATCTGGGCAAAAACCGTATCAAGACTCTCAACCAGGATGAGTTTGCCAATTTTCCTCACTTGGAGGAGCTGGAGTTAAATGAGAACATTATCAGTGCCATCGAGCCAGGGGCTTTCAATAACCTCTACAACCTCAGGACTCTGGGTCTCAGGAGCAACCGGCTCAAACTCATCCCCCTGGGGGTGTTCACTGGACTCAGCAATCTGACCAAGTTGGACATTAGTGAGAACAAAATTGTGATTCTCCTGGATTACATGTTCCAGGACTTGTACAACCTCAAGTCTTTGGAGGTGGGGGACAACGACTTGGTCTATATCTCCCACCGGGCTTTTAGTGGTCTCAACAGCTTAGAGCAGCTGACGTTGGAAAAATGCAACTTGACCTCCATTCCCACAGAGGCGCTCTCTCATTTGCACGGTTTGATTGTGCTGCGGTTGCGCCATCTGAACATCAATGCCATCAGGGATTACTCATTTAAGAGGCTCTACAGACTCAAGATCCTTGAGATTTCACACTGGCCGTACCTAGATACCATGACGTCCAATTGCTTGTATGGGCTCAACTTAACATCCTTGTCCATCACCCACTGTAACCTGACTTCCATCCCTTATGTCTCCTTGAGGCATCTGGTTTATCTCAGGTTCCTGAACCTGTCCTACAACCCCATTCTCACGATCGAAGGCTCCATGCTCCATGACCTTCTCAGGCTTCAGGAGATACAGCTGGTTGGTGGTCAGCTCACAGTGGTGGAACCATATGCTTTTCGGGGTCTGAACTATTTGCGCATCTTGAACGTTTCAGGGAACCTTCTGAACACATTGGAAGAGTCTGCCTTCCACTCTGTGGGCAACCTGGAAACACTGATCATAGATAACAACCCCTTGGCCTGTGATTGCCGGCTTCTCTGGATTTTCCGACGCCGCTGGAGGCTAAACTTTAACAAACGCCAGCCCACCTGTGCTACCCCTGAGTTTGTCCAGGGGAAGGAGTTCAAGGACTTCTCAGAGGCCCTGCTACCCAACTACTTCATCTGCCGTCGGTCCCGGATACGAGACCGCAAACCACAACAGATCTTTGTGGATGAGGGCCACACTGTGCAATTCATCTGCCGCGCAGATGGAGACCCGCCTCCTGCTATCATGTGGCTCTCTCCAAGGAAGCACCTCATCTCTACCAAAACGAACGGGCGGCTCACCGTCTTCCCCGATGGCACTCTGGAGGTGCGCTATGCTCAGATCCAGGACAACGGTACCTACATATGCATTGCCAGCAATGCTGGTGGCAATGATACGATGCTAGCACACCTGCACGTCCGCAGCTACTCCCCAGACTGGCCCCATCAGCCCAATAAGACCTTTGCTTTCATCTCTAACCAGCCCAACGAGAGTGACGCCAACAGCACGCGCGCCACTGTGCCTTTCCCCTTTGACATCAAGACCCTCATCATTGCCACCACGATGGGTTTCATCTCCTTCTTGGGGGTAGTGCTTTTCTGCCTagttctcctcttcctctggagTAGGGGCAAAGGCAACACCAAGCACAACATCGAAATCGAATATGTCCCACGCAAATCTGACGCTGGCATCAGTTCCGCTGCTGATGCACCACGCAAGTTTAATATGAAAATGATCTGA
- the LINGO1 gene encoding leucine-rich repeat and immunoglobulin-like domain-containing nogo receptor-interacting protein 1 isoform X1 — MQVKDRMVAGELSMYSPILACWQPILILMLGSILSGSATGCPPRCDCSAQERSVLCHRKRFMTVPEGIPTETKLLDLGKNRIKTLNQDEFANFPHLEELELNENIISAIEPGAFNNLYNLRTLGLRSNRLKLIPLGVFTGLSNLTKLDISENKIVILLDYMFQDLYNLKSLEVGDNDLVYISHRAFSGLNSLEQLTLEKCNLTSIPTEALSHLHGLIVLRLRHLNINAIRDYSFKRLYRLKILEISHWPYLDTMTSNCLYGLNLTSLSITHCNLTSIPYVSLRHLVYLRFLNLSYNPILTIEGSMLHDLLRLQEIQLVGGQLTVVEPYAFRGLNYLRILNVSGNLLNTLEESAFHSVGNLETLIIDNNPLACDCRLLWIFRRRWRLNFNKRQPTCATPEFVQGKEFKDFSEALLPNYFICRRSRIRDRKPQQIFVDEGHTVQFICRADGDPPPAIMWLSPRKHLISTKTNGRLTVFPDGTLEVRYAQIQDNGTYICIASNAGGNDTMLAHLHVRSYSPDWPHQPNKTFAFISNQPNESDANSTRATVPFPFDIKTLIIATTMGFISFLGVVLFCLVLLFLWSRGKGNTKHNIEIEYVPRKSDAGISSAADAPRKFNMKMI, encoded by the coding sequence GTGAAAGATAGGATGGTGGCGGGCGAATTGAGCATGTATAGCCCAATCCTGGCCTGCTGGCAGCCAATCCTCATCTTGATGTTGGGATCCATACTCTCAGGCTCTGCCACGGGCTGCCCGCCCCGCTGTGACTGTTCTGCCCAGGAACGCTCTGTGCTCTGCCACCGGAAGCGATTCATGACAGTCCCCGAGGGCATCCCTACAGAGACAAAGCTCTTGGATCTGGGCAAAAACCGTATCAAGACTCTCAACCAGGATGAGTTTGCCAATTTTCCTCACTTGGAGGAGCTGGAGTTAAATGAGAACATTATCAGTGCCATCGAGCCAGGGGCTTTCAATAACCTCTACAACCTCAGGACTCTGGGTCTCAGGAGCAACCGGCTCAAACTCATCCCCCTGGGGGTGTTCACTGGACTCAGCAATCTGACCAAGTTGGACATTAGTGAGAACAAAATTGTGATTCTCCTGGATTACATGTTCCAGGACTTGTACAACCTCAAGTCTTTGGAGGTGGGGGACAACGACTTGGTCTATATCTCCCACCGGGCTTTTAGTGGTCTCAACAGCTTAGAGCAGCTGACGTTGGAAAAATGCAACTTGACCTCCATTCCCACAGAGGCGCTCTCTCATTTGCACGGTTTGATTGTGCTGCGGTTGCGCCATCTGAACATCAATGCCATCAGGGATTACTCATTTAAGAGGCTCTACAGACTCAAGATCCTTGAGATTTCACACTGGCCGTACCTAGATACCATGACGTCCAATTGCTTGTATGGGCTCAACTTAACATCCTTGTCCATCACCCACTGTAACCTGACTTCCATCCCTTATGTCTCCTTGAGGCATCTGGTTTATCTCAGGTTCCTGAACCTGTCCTACAACCCCATTCTCACGATCGAAGGCTCCATGCTCCATGACCTTCTCAGGCTTCAGGAGATACAGCTGGTTGGTGGTCAGCTCACAGTGGTGGAACCATATGCTTTTCGGGGTCTGAACTATTTGCGCATCTTGAACGTTTCAGGGAACCTTCTGAACACATTGGAAGAGTCTGCCTTCCACTCTGTGGGCAACCTGGAAACACTGATCATAGATAACAACCCCTTGGCCTGTGATTGCCGGCTTCTCTGGATTTTCCGACGCCGCTGGAGGCTAAACTTTAACAAACGCCAGCCCACCTGTGCTACCCCTGAGTTTGTCCAGGGGAAGGAGTTCAAGGACTTCTCAGAGGCCCTGCTACCCAACTACTTCATCTGCCGTCGGTCCCGGATACGAGACCGCAAACCACAACAGATCTTTGTGGATGAGGGCCACACTGTGCAATTCATCTGCCGCGCAGATGGAGACCCGCCTCCTGCTATCATGTGGCTCTCTCCAAGGAAGCACCTCATCTCTACCAAAACGAACGGGCGGCTCACCGTCTTCCCCGATGGCACTCTGGAGGTGCGCTATGCTCAGATCCAGGACAACGGTACCTACATATGCATTGCCAGCAATGCTGGTGGCAATGATACGATGCTAGCACACCTGCACGTCCGCAGCTACTCCCCAGACTGGCCCCATCAGCCCAATAAGACCTTTGCTTTCATCTCTAACCAGCCCAACGAGAGTGACGCCAACAGCACGCGCGCCACTGTGCCTTTCCCCTTTGACATCAAGACCCTCATCATTGCCACCACGATGGGTTTCATCTCCTTCTTGGGGGTAGTGCTTTTCTGCCTagttctcctcttcctctggagTAGGGGCAAAGGCAACACCAAGCACAACATCGAAATCGAATATGTCCCACGCAAATCTGACGCTGGCATCAGTTCCGCTGCTGATGCACCACGCAAGTTTAATATGAAAATGATCTGA